Below is a genomic region from Brassica oleracea var. oleracea cultivar TO1000 chromosome C9, BOL, whole genome shotgun sequence.
CTATTTCACGACCTAATCTTTCACCTGACGATAAACCATCAAACCCATTCTCCAGTCACGAAATTGACATTCTTATCAAATGAATGAAAGGAAGATAAAACAAATTAAACGAGGCAAGCACTTCTGACCATCCCCATAATTAAAAGCTTGTCGGAGAGTTAACACGAAAAGGATGTATAAGAACACGAGGAAGAATTGTTTTACTATGCACGTAAGCGAGGACAAAAAATAAAATAAAAGACTAAGGAAGTAGTCGACCTAAACAACAATTGCAATTCTTTTATATATTATTTTTATTAATAACAACTAGATATGGGCATAGGAGCGAAGCCACCTTGAAACATCTCCAAAACAAAAAAAAAAAAAATTGTGCAACAGAACATCTCCAAGATAAAACTGATTTTTTTCGTTAAAATAGATTAACCTTACAATAGAGTTGAATTTTACTCTAAATATATACTCTATTTAAAAATGAAAAAAAATAATAATGAACAAAAAGTAAAAGTATTATTTCATTTATAGAGTAAACCTATTTTTATTTCCACTATTAGTGAAAAATGGAGAAGAATTAAAATATTTCTTACTCTAAATTTTATTTTAAGTAAAGTATGAAATGAAGTTTGAAATGATCTTATACATTGTGGGTGCACATGCACCTGTAATTTTATTTATATTCCATTTTTTGAGAGACTAAACTCCTAACTTCGCAGCTGGATGCGTTGCATGAGTTTTGTTTAATGTTTAATTTTATGAAAAATATCTTTTACTGTAATTTTATGAAGTTTTTTCATATGTCGTGTGTAACATTTATTTTAGATTTTTTAGGATCCTGGTAAGTTTTTTTTCATTAAAAAGTTATTATCAAATAAGTTTTACAGTTCTCTTTTAGTTAGGATTTATAAAAATAATAGCTAATGATTTATTTTAGATAATTATTGTTATATATTTATAGATAATTTTTAATACATATCACAATTTTAATTTTTTATTCACATGTGTACACATGTGAATAAAAAATTAAAATTGTGATATGTATTAAAAATTATCTATAAATATATAACAATAATTATCTAAAATAAATCATTAGCTATTATTTTTATAAATCCTAACTAAAAGAGAACTGTAAAACTTATTTGATAATAACTTTTTAATGAAAAAAAACTTACCAGGATCCTAAAAAATCTAAAATAAATGTTACACACGACATATGAAAAAACTTCATAAAATTACAGTAAAAGATATTTTTCATAAAATTAAACATTAAACAAAACTCATGCAACGCATCCAGCTGCGAAGTTAGGAGTTTAGTCTCTCAAAAAATGGAATATAAATAAAATTACAGGTGCATGTGCACCCACAATGTATAAGATCATTTCAAACTTCATTTCATACTTTACTTAAAATAAAATTTAGAGTAAGAAATATTTTAATTCTTCTCCATTTTTCACTAATAGTGGAAATAAAAATAGGTTTACTCTATAAATGAAATAATACTTTTACTTTTTGTTCATTATTATTTTTTTTCATTTTTAAATAGAGTATATATTTAGAGTAAAATTCAACTCTATTGTAAGGTTAATCTATTTTAACGAAAAAAATCAGTTTTATCTTGGAGATGTTCTGTTGCACAATTTTTTTTTTTTTTGTTTTGGAGATGTTTCAAGGTGGCTTCGCTCCTATGCCCATATCTAGTTGTTATTAATAAAAATAATATATAAAAGAATTGCAATTGTTGTTTAGGTCGACTACTTCCTTAGTCTTTTATTTTATTTTTTGTCCTCGCTTACGTGCATAGTAAAACAATTCTTCCTCGTGTTCTTATACATCCTTTTCGTGTTAACTCTCCGACAAGCTTTTAATTATGGGGATGGTCAGAAGTGCTTGCCTCGTTTAATTTGTTTTATCTTCCTTTCATTCATTTGATAAGAATGTCAATTTCGTGACTGGAGAATGGGTTTGATGGTTTATCGTCAGGTGAAAGATTAGGTCGTGAAATAGTCACAAATTCGATAAGGACCCCTGCAGTAAGCACAACGACTTACTTCTACAAGAATTCCTCCGAGCTTATCGACTCCAAGGTCCGTTTATATAAATATCTGCTTGTCCTTAAGATTTCTAAAAGAAGTATGTTACGTTAATTTGATTAAAAACTAATCCACTTGTGATGATTCTAATGATGGTTAACCAAAAAGGGTAATATTCGTTTAAAAAGATGTCTCTACTTTCATTGTTGTAGGAGAAACGGATTGTATCTCAAGAGTATATTCGTTAAGGAAGTCCAACGAATATAGTACTCGAAGAGAAGATAAGGTCTCTCTATCTCTCTCTCTCTCTCTCTCTCTCGAATCAACTTTGGTTATGGCATCTGGTATGTGTGCAAGTACTGTTGTGCTGTTAGCAATGGTTCCAAGAGGTGGACATATTGTGACAACTACGGATTGTTACAAGGAGACAAGGATGTTCATTGAGACTTTTCTTCCCAAATTGGGAATCACTGTAAGAATATCCCAAATTTCATCACTTTGTTTTTTCTCTTGTTCCCTAGTGTGAGTCCACCGATTAACCATTTGTTATGTGTGTTTCCAGCCGACTCTAATTGACGCTAGTGATATCGCGGGCCTTCAAGCCATAGTTAATAACCATGAGGTCTTATATATATATATATATATATATATATATATATAACTTATAACATGTTTTTTTGTTTGTTTAAAACTTGCTATGAGTTCTCTTTAGGATACTTATGTGAATTATTATATGTTCTGTTATTCAGGTTTCTATGTTCTTTACTGAGTCCCCAACAAACCCGTTTCTCCGATGTGTGGACATTAAGTTGGTTTCTGAAATCTGTCACAAAAGAGGAACTCTTGTTTGTATAGATGGTACCATTGCAACACCTTTGAATCAAAAGGCACTTGCTCTTGGTGCTGATCTCGTGATCCAATCTGCTACTAAGTATATTGGAGGCCACAACGATGTGCGTAAATAAGAATACAGAACCGTGCTTGGAAAAAAAAAAGTGATAAAATGATTATGTGTTCCCTCTGTCTTTCTAGGTTCTCGCTGGATGCATATCTGGTTCAATGAAGTTGGTTTCTGAGATCCGTATTATGCATAATCTCTTGGGAGGCACGCTTAGTCCGGTACATATCTTTAGAGGAAATCCTCTCATGCTATTTCTACTAACCGGTCATGGCATAGCCGAATGAAAAATTGGCCTTGAACTTCCAAAACTTTTCTGTTAATATATGGCCCCCAAATTGTTAAAAAAAAATTAAAACTAAAATCGTTACTAAATTGTTTAAGGCTCTCGTAATCTATCTCTCTTCTCATATTTATGTATGAAATTTTGTTTGTGTCAGTATGATTCTTTAAGATATCTCAATAATATTATTATTTGAAAAGTAAGTTTCATACGTGTCGCTCTCACGTTAATTCTTAGAGTGGTCAATTACAAACATAACTTTAATAAATTAAAAATTATACATAATTGACATTATTAAAATTATTTCTATTTTCTTTTTGATTGATAAATTTCTAATTGGGCTTTTCACTTTATTTCCTTTTTCTTTACAAAACTCATATAAATAATAAAAAGAAAAAATATATAATAATTATAACATTTATAAATATAATAACGAATTTTAGTTTTAGTTTTATTTCTTTTCATATTTTTAAAAACAACATAAGTAAAAAAAATAAATATCTATAAGTTTTAAACGTAATTAGAATATAAATTATTGTTTTTTTTTATTTTAGACAAATATATAAACTTAATATACTTAAAAAATGAGCAAGTGAATTGATCATGATTCATATACTCAAAATCAAAACCCATTTAAGTCAGAGACATATTATTACTTAAAATAGTGTTCTATTTATTTTTATCCATGTAAATTACAAACGATTCAAAAATAATAATCAAGTGAAAATATATTAATGAGTTATTACGATTTATTTTGGTTAAAAATATTTATTTACATGCATAAAATTTTAAAAAAGTACTTATTATGTTCACTTATGCAACTTCGGACTAACAACACTGTTTTATTTGTTTCCTAAAATAACATATATCAAATTAGGCATAAATTTATGAAAATATATTATGAATACAAGACAATAAATCAAATTAAATGCAGCTAAGAAATTTAATCGGATTTAACTTTTTAAGAACACGAAACATTAATCTGTAGTTGAGATGAAAACAAGCAATCTCATATATCCGAAAAATGATTGATCAAATTATGTATAAGCAAAATCAGACATTTCTTTTTTTTAACCCATTTTTCATACATATAAATTACAAAAAATTTAAAACTTAATAAAAAATATCATACAAATATTATAAACTATATATTTCTAAAATACTTATATCCGTGTATGAGCACGGAAGAATCACCTAGTAGTTAGAATAGGTCGTATATCAACAGAGAGTTCTAAACTTTGGATAATGGGATCTTTTGCAAAACAGAAAGCTGCGTATTTACTCATCTGGGGCATCAAGACGATGCATCTTCGGGTAAAACAACAGAACTCAACCACTTTGAGAATGGCCCGTGTTTTAGAAGCACATCCCAAGGTTTTTTATACTCCCTCCGTTTCGTTATGTAAGTAGTTTTGCTTAAAAGCGCGGATATTAAGAAACTTCAACTTTTTCTAAAGCAACATTAAAAACGTTTTTTTTATTTATTACACACATTCATTTTGTCTGCAACATTTAATTAGAGAGAGATTATTGTTAGTAATAAAATTAATAAAAAATAATACTAATAATATAGTGTCTTCGATTTCTTTGTCCGGATGAACCTCTCCAATATCATAATGCATCTTGTTCAAGTCAATGGCCGAGTGAACATCTGGAGGTTTGATTGTGTTTTCTTGATTTTTTTAACATTTTCTGTTTTGTTTTTTTTTTTGACTTTTTTCTTCATTTTGATCCATATTTTTATGAAGAAAAAATAGATCGAAGAAAGCAAATCAAAAAGAAAAACCAATGGAGTAAGATAACACAATTCGTCGGAATTTTCTGAAAAAACCGACGGATATGTTTCGTCGGAAAATTTAGAAAAAAACCGACGGAATATGTTCGTCGGTATTTACCGACGATATGTGTTCGTCGGTATTTTGCCGACGAATTGCCGACGAATATCAGTATACCGACGAGATGATACCGACGGACATATTTCGTCGGTATTCCATCGGTATGCTACTTTCCCGACGAGATTATGACGGATTTGTCCATCGGTATCAAGCAGTTTTCTTGTAGTGTGTCGATCATGTTAATTAGGAATAATGAGGAACCAAATTTTTTATATAATAAAATTCTATATATATATATATGTTTAACGTTGAATATAGAATATAACGAATTTCCATGAAACAGAAAATGTTTATCTTCTAACGGATATTATATTTTGGTAATTTCTTCAGGTTATCTGAACTTTCAGAATTTAGATCAAAGCGGATAACACAACAAACTAATGTATTTTTGTATGAACTTATAGCAAAAAATATATTACATATGCTTTATCCAAACCTTATAAGCCTATAACAGATTGCTAGTACATAGTTAAGAGGTGATAAGAAAAACAGATAAGTAGTAACAATCCTAAAGGGAAAATGGATATGTATAGTTAACGTACGTACGTACCAGCATGAACAGCCAGACTCTCATCGGAGCTCAAGAACGAGGGTTTCAACTTGTTCACATCTTCCATCTTAACAATAATTTAGAAAAATAGAAGTAATACTTGGAAATTTTATAAGAAAAAGGGAATTTCTGATTCCCTCTTTTGTTATTTGATATATGTAGTTAAATTTGAAAGTCTATACAATGCACCTATTTATAGTTGAGAAGTGAAATGAGTTCCTTCTTTTTATTATGTTACGAAAGAAGAGTGTTGGTGTAAGCAATACCTATATTTAAATATGACCAAACCTTGGTATTCAAAAAAAAAAATATGACCAAACCGCTTGATATGATCGGCAGCTCGCGTCTATTCTATGTTTCTAATCCTAGGGCTTTGAAGATAACTCAGTTGTCTATTAAAATGAACGTCCCATCTGTGAAGTTTAGCCTCATAATATAGATTAGCATTTCGCATGAAACAATAATTAGCAAAATGAACTTCATCCCAGTATATTGTGTTTCGCGTATGTATCTTACAGATTTTTCATATTTTTAGCGTTACTAAAGCATAGCTAGAAACACCTGCATAAATTAGGGAATGCATGGAATTATTTCATGAGGTTAGGTTTTCTCTTATCTTAAAACCTAGTTTATATATAAACAAAATCACTAGATGATGCAGCGTAGAATTAGAATAATTACGATTTATTTGTATTATCTTTATTTTAATAGTTTTCCTATTTTAATTAGGATTAGGGTTTTCATGGCTTTTATGTTTTCATATATATATATAGGCTTCTTATGCCTAGAGTTGTATTCAGTTTATAATTTGATTAATAAAAATTGAGAGTTTTTCTTTTGTTCTTTGTTTTATCCCTATAAAAAGGCATTGATATTAGGCATTCTTAGAATAAATAAGATATTTGTAATTATTCTAGTTTTTTGGGTATTTTCAGAATCTACGGATCTCTAGTTTTATCCCTATAAAAGCTTCGTCTTCGTCACTAGACCACGAAAGCAATAACATTATCAAACACACTGACTTTATTAAATACCTCTATTTGATTCTTCATTTCTTCTTATACGATTTCCATTCAGTCAACTTTTAATCCTGTTTTTTTCAGAAAAAAATCATCTGTTTGGTTTGTGCCGACATACATGTGTCTACAAGCATATAAATCGGTCTAAACTTAGAAGGTTCAAAACCTAGTAAACTTTCTTACAAGAATAGAGTTTACTATACTCAAGGAAAAAAAATAAGAAAACAAATTTATCTCAAGGAGAAAGAAGAAGAACCGAAGTAGGCAATTAGGGTTTCTTTAGGTTTATACTGCACGTGAACGTTATGACTACAACATAGTAGTTGTTTTAGTATAAAAAACATATGCTGCCTTATAAATACCCTATAGTACAAGAGTCAATGGTCTTGGATATACACATATATAAATGCCCAGTATCGTGTTTCTTTCTGTGTATGCGACATAGATAAAGTTAAAAAATGTTGTTTATGTATAACATCAATCAATGATGCTCGATCTTTGACAACCAATCAGGAGGATATGGGAATGCATTTTGGGAACAAATAAAAAAGAGTATACTTGAGCTAGACTGGGGTAGTCAGGTTAACAGGGAACCATTCATATACATCTCAAAAACGATGGACGTTATAACAGCGATCAAAAATCAAACGGTCGAAAGACATACAACTAAGACAATGTTAGTAATATAATGGCACTTGCAAAACAAAGAAACAACTTTGTGTTTGTTTAAAGCTTATTATACGGTTCTTAAGACCCTTTTTTTTGGAGCCAAAACCCAAGTCAAGAGCATCTTAACATTTGTTGTCACCATCCCCCCCCCCCCCCCCCCCNNNNNNNNNNNNNNNNNNNNNNNNNNNNNNNNNNNNNNNNNNNNNNNNNAATCTTTATTGTAAAGGGGAAAAAAATGGTTTAATGATTAGCTTCAACCTTGTGTGGCTTTGTCATCTGCAGGTGCAAAAAAAGCAATTTGTTAGTACTTAGCATACAACAAAAAGGAATATAAGATTAGAACTCAGGAGTTGCAGAAACAAAGTAACAAAAGGAGCAAATCAATTCCTATATATAGATTTGTGTAGCCACCAATTATAATCTGACAAATCATCAATCAATCAGATATACTGAATTTTGAGAATCATAGGAGATACATACGAGCACTATAATCAAGTTACCTTGAGGAACTTGAGCTTCATGCTCCCGTAGACGAGACCCACGCTAAAAGCCGAAGCACGAGCCACCTGGTCAATGAAGCGACATAGAGACTCAGATCAATCACATGAACTCACAAATAAAAAGATTTTTTTAATAGACGAATCGGAGAGAGAGAGAGGATGATACGTACAAGAGCGAGAGAGCTGGTGCCGGAGTAAAGACCTGGAGGCAGAGTCATCGCCAAATCTTATGTCGTAGTCTTCGCAAAACCCTAAATTCCCAAATCGATTCTCCAAACTTCTCACAAACTCGCGACTCGTGATGGTGGCGCGATCCTCTTTTACTAAGAGCTGAGTATTAGGCTCTTAATGGGCCTTAATTAAGCTTTGTTCAGGAGATGCCAAAAATTATATTTTACGAGTTATTTGAAATTTTGGATGCATAAATTTGAAAGAACCGGAAAAGATTTTTTTTTAGTTTATATGTGTTTCCAAAAACTCGAATCAAAATCTGTTTCATCTAAAAATTTGTTAGTCATTTAGCTAAATATTTTTCAAAAAAAATTATTGAGACTTTTTATACCATCAAATTTCAAATATATTATCATATAATCTCTATTTCTATTTTATACGATAATTAACTATAATGATTAAGACTTCGCAAACAACCTTTCATGATAGAATTATCCCTAATTGACAGTTTGTTATGTATGTACAATATCTTTGATCAAAATATTTTTTTGGCACCACACGACCACAACGAACAATTCTATTTGTATCTCTCAATAAATTATATATCTTATAATATACTAGAAATTGAATCATCTGGTAATTAAACTCCACACTTTAAATCCCAAATTTTATTGAGGTTAGATTCATACAATTGAAAGTTTTTTTTACTTCAAAAATCATGTATTACCTTGAATGACAACACAATAATTAATATATTTCTGAAACCCTTGGGGTATTTTTTTAGGTTCACTTTCATATGGGGTTCATATCCAAATAAATAGTAGTATCCAATTATCACCACGATCATATTTATTTTTCATTAAATATACAAATAACATATATTTTATATGTATATTACAATATATTACATCTATGTTGTAAAATATAAATAATAAATTGAATTAAAATGAGTAAAACTCACAATTTGTCGTCTTCTACTTTCTAAAATATGTATGGGATAGTGAACAATGTGAAATTAATAAAGAATTTTTTAAACCTAAGTTATTCTCAAAAAAAATATTTTTTACACATTTAGTTTATTATAAAATATATTATTAATC
It encodes:
- the LOC106317299 gene encoding uncharacterized protein LOC106317299, coding for MTLPPGLYSGTSSLALVARASAFSVGLVYGSMKLKFLKMTKPHKVEANH